Genomic window (Candidatus Binataceae bacterium):
TGGATGGATTACCTGGGAGCACTCAGCCAGCATTCGCTGCTTACTCGCGGCCTGGCGTTAGCCCTCAGCCTGGCGCTGGTGACTGGACTGCTGATGTTCCCCCGGCGGAAAAGCGGAAATGAAGCCTTGCGCTTTTGCGCCGTCTGGTTGTTTTTGCCGGTGGCGGCAATGGCCTGTGGCTCGATACTAATTCGTCCAATGCTGGAGGTACGTTATGTTGCTCCAGTGGGTCCGGCCGCAGCCTTGTTGCTGGCGGCTCTGCTGGCCCACTGGGGAAGCAAAGCCCGCAATCTTATCACCACCGCCTTGGTTGGTCTGTCTGTGGCCACTTTTATTCCCTACATGCAGATCACCCCCGAGCCCTGGCCCCAGATTGCTCAATTAGTTTCACAACATCCCGGCCAGCCGGTTATTTTCGAAAAAGGCCTGACCGTCGTGCACAACCGCCGGCGAGTAGATAGCTCGGTTACAGCTTTTTCACGGGGTTACTTTCGCGCAGTCTTCGACTATTATTGCCATAGTTCCAACCCGCGCTTGACGATAGATCCCGCGGCCCCTGACCTCGCACTTCAGATATTGGCTACCAATGTGCGCCGCGCCGGCGGCGGCTGGCTGATAGCTGGGCGCTTGCAATCTGCTTTCGAGCTGGCGCGCAGGGCCAATTTGACTGCCACGCGAATCCTGGGCGACCAGGAAATGGTGTTGTATCGGATTGAGCCAACGACGTCGCGCGAGCGCAACGGTGGTTGCGCCGCTGCTACTGAGCCACGGTAACAAGCGGCCGAGTGTACACAAAAATCTTGACAAATGTTTTTTCAAACTGTCGGCATAGCTCTTGCTGTAATCGCCGCGGCTACAAATTAGCCCGAATCTATGACGTTCAAGGTCATCCGCCCGAAATTACCGGCCGCTGCGCGTCTTCAGCGGGGACAGGTTCTCACCCTGGGAGCGCTGGCCATGACCGGGATGATGGGCTTCACCGCCCTCTCTCTGGATGTAGGTAACCTCTACTATCAGAAGCGAGTGATGCAAACCGCGGCCGATGCGGCCGCGGTGAGCGGCGCCTACGAGGTAATTCACGGCACCGGCGACGCCCAGACCGCGGCCTTGACCAGCGCCAGTCAGAACGGCTTCAGCAACGGCACCAACAACGTAGCGATTACGGTCAACAATCCTCCCGCCAGTGGCGCGTACGCCGGCAATCCGCAGGCGGTCGAGGTCATTATCAACGCACCCGAGCCGACCTACTTCGCACGGGTTCTAGGAATCGACAACGTGTCGATGTCCTCGCGTGCGGTAGCCCGCGTGGTCAACAGCAGTTACGGAATATACGTCCTTGATCCGCATGCCTCCGGGGCCTTGGGAACCCTTACGCTAAGCGGCGGAGCGAACATCACCTCCAACACCGGCATAATCGTGGATTCCGACAGCTCCTCAGCCCTTTCGGTCACCGGGGGAGCTACCTTGACTGCTCCCGGCGTGGGGGTGACCGGTGGCTATGCCGACGGCGGCGGCGGCACCATCAATCCAACCCCGGTAACCGGCGTCTCCCCGGTCCAGGATCCCTTGGCGGCGCTTCCCGCTCCTGCTTACGG
Coding sequences:
- a CDS encoding glycosyltransferase family 39 protein; this encodes MQTATAWGRRSVYLTCGLVLSAGVYFYRLGKPLGSPEAYSALAASASSVGQAIRVALEYDPGKPPLYHLSLHLFAACFGISETSLRAFSGLWAMATVSLTYLLGCELFDPATAVCAAALWASNPLTFFFARWARMYTMFIALSTALFWLLLRLRRNPDSRATTAGLALVATLLLYTHLLALLFVGAATAILLRDVFTGRLATAPWIALAAALIVFAPFAPVEVAQGRELLTTHWMDYLGALSQHSLLTRGLALALSLALVTGLLMFPRRKSGNEALRFCAVWLFLPVAAMACGSILIRPMLEVRYVAPVGPAAALLLAALLAHWGSKARNLITTALVGLSVATFIPYMQITPEPWPQIAQLVSQHPGQPVIFEKGLTVVHNRRRVDSSVTAFSRGYFRAVFDYYCHSSNPRLTIDPAAPDLALQILATNVRRAGGGWLIAGRLQSAFELARRANLTATRILGDQEMVLYRIEPTTSRERNGGCAAATEPR
- a CDS encoding pilus assembly protein TadG-related protein, with protein sequence MTFKVIRPKLPAAARLQRGQVLTLGALAMTGMMGFTALSLDVGNLYYQKRVMQTAADAAAVSGAYEVIHGTGDAQTAALTSASQNGFSNGTNNVAITVNNPPASGAYAGNPQAVEVIINAPEPTYFARVLGIDNVSMSSRAVARVVNSSYGIYVLDPHASGALGTLTLSGGANITSNTGIIVDSDSSSALSVTGGATLTAPGVGVTGGYADGGGGTINPTPVTGVSPVQDPLAALPAPAYGSCDYTNYSVGNGNQVNLSPGVYCGGMQIRGGASVTFSPGTYILNGGGMTVSNGASVTGSGVTFYNTAGSGQTFAPIDVTGGGTVNLSAPTSGTYEGILAFQDRNISSTAANTFDGGANMIINGTLYMPEGSVVFSGGSSTAAYTILVADKVSLSNGADTVINADYSSLQDGSPIKTVVLGE